One Phoenix dactylifera cultivar Barhee BC4 chromosome 8, palm_55x_up_171113_PBpolish2nd_filt_p, whole genome shotgun sequence genomic window carries:
- the LOC103721727 gene encoding shikimate kinase 2, chloroplastic-like isoform X2, giving the protein MLCHVASSAESQNFNASVDEALILKRKAEDITSSLNGRCIYLVGMMGSGKTTVGKILSEVLGYSFFDSDKLVEQAVGVPSVAQIFKEYSEAFFRDNGSEVLRDLSKMHRLVVATGGGAVIRPVNWKYMQQGITVWLDVPLEALARRIAAVGTASRPLLHQEPGDPYTKAFVRLSTLSEERGEAYANADARVCLQTIAAKQGHDDVSSLTPTAIAVEALIRIESFLTGKASVGRLSYLQG; this is encoded by the exons ATGTTGTGTCATGTAGCTTCATCCGCAGAGTCACAAAACTTTAATGCCTCAGTTGATGAAGCCCTCATCTTAAAG AGGAAAGCGGAAGATATTACCTCCTCCTTAAACGGGCGTTGTATATATCTAGTTG GAATGATGGGTTCTGGTAAGACTACAGTGGGGAAGATTCTATCAGAAGTATTAGGATATTCCTTTTTTGACAG TGACAAGCTGGTGGAGCAAGCTGTTGGTGTAccttctgttgcccagatattTAAGGAGTACAGTGAGGCATTCTTTAGAGACAATGGA AGTGAAGTGCTAAGGGACTTGTCAAAAATGCATCGGTTAGTAGTTGCAACTGGAGGTGGTGCTGTTATTCGACCAGTTAACTG GAAATACATGCAACAGGGGATAACTGTCTGGTTGGATGTGCCACTGGAAGCTCTTGCAAGGCGGATTGCTGCTGTAGGAACTGCCTCTCGGCCTCTTTTGCATCAAGAGCCTGGTGATCCTTATACAAAG GCTTTTGTGCGGCTCTCCACACTCTCTGAAGAAAGGGGGGAAGCCTATGCCAATGCTGATGCAAGAGTTTGCCTTCAAA CTATTGCGGCAAAACAAGGTCATGATGATGTTTCTTCGCTCACACCCACTGCTATTGCGGTTGAG GCACTTATAAGGATCGAGAGCTTTCTTACTGGGAAAGCATCTGTTGGACGATTGTCATATCTTCAGGGTTGA